The following coding sequences are from one Catharus ustulatus isolate bCatUst1 chromosome 30, bCatUst1.pri.v2, whole genome shotgun sequence window:
- the LOC117008628 gene encoding proline-rich protein 36-like → MVALPPAGLSLMGMVALPLTGLSPMSLSLAGLSLTGMVALPVTNLSPVVALPMSGLSLTGTVALPPAGLSLTGMVALLVTGLSPLSLLLDELSLTGVVALPLTGLSLTGTVPLPLDGPALTGTVALLVTGLSPTVPLLLGELSLTGVVALPLTSLSPVVALPWDGLALTGTLPPLPAMGTVTLRVTGLSPVVALGLEGLSLTGMVAVLVTGLSPTVPLLLGELSLAGVVALPLTCLSLTGTVPPLPGLSPVVALPLTCLSLTGTVPPLPGLSPVVPPLPGLSPVVAPPLDGPALTGTVALPPAGLSLMGTVALLVTGLSPAVPLSLEGLSLTMTVALPPAVGTVALLVTGLSPTVPLDLGTVALPPAGLSLMGMVALPLTGLSPMSLVLGELSLTGVVALLVTGLSPLVALPLTCLSLTGTVTLPPAGLSLMGVVALLVTGLSPTVPLPWDGVALMRTVALLVTGLSPTVPLGLEGLSLLGTVALPPAGLSLMGTVALLVTGLSLVVALPVTSLSPLSLDMGEVSVTGTVALPPPGEPPAGTVALPLTGMSLRGTVALSLTGLSPSGAVPPSLTGLSLEGTLPLSLTGLYLEGTVPLSLMGLSPRGTVPLSPARLSPRQMVALPLTKLSPRGTVALPPPGEPPSVALPLTELSPTGTVPLPPTELSLSVTVTLPPTELSLSVTVSLSPAGLSQRGTVALPLAGLSPSVTVTLSPAGLSPRGTVALPLTGLSPTVTVPLPLTGLSPAVTVPLTELSPRGTVALPLTELSPAVTAPPSPSPPAVSLSTSMPGTATLG, encoded by the exons atggtggcactgccaccagcagggctgtccctgatGGGAatggtggcactgccactgaCTGGcttgtccccaatgtcactgtCCCTGGCTGGCCTGTCCTTaacagggatggtggcactgccagtgACCAATCTGTCCccagtggtggcactg CCAATGAGTGGCTTGTCCttgacagggacagtggcactgccaccagctgggctgtccctgacGGGAATGGTGGCACTCCTGGTGACAggcctgtccccactgtcactgCTCCTGGATGAGCTGTCCTTGacaggggtggtggcactgccactgaCAGGCTTGTCcctgacagggacagtgccactgCCCCTGGATGGACCAGCCttgacagggacagtggcactcCTGGTGACAGGCCTGTCCCCAACAGTGCCACTGCTCCTGGGTGAGCTGTCCTTGacaggggtggtggcactgccactgaccagcctgtccccagtggtggcactgccctgggatggaCTGGCCttgacagggacactgccaccgctgccagccatggggacagtgacactgcgGGTGACAGGCCTGTCcccagtggtggcactgggcctggaggggctgtccctgacagggatggtggcagtgctggtgacagGCCTGTCCCCAACAGTGCCACTGCTCCTGGGTGAGCTGTCCTTGgcaggggtggtggcactgccactgaCCTGTTTGTCCttgacagggacagtgccaccactgcctggcctgtccccagtggtggcactgccactgaCCTGCTTGTCcctgacagggacagtgccaccactgcctggCCTGTCCCCAGTGGTGCCACCACTGCCTGGCCTGTCCCCAGTGGTGGCACCGCCCCTGGATGGACCAGCCttgacagggacagtggcactgccaccagctgggctgtccctgatggggacagtggcactcCTGGTGACAggcctgtccccagctgtgccactgagcctggaggggctgtcccTGACAATGacagtggcactgccaccagctgtggggacagtggcactcCTGGTGACAGGCCTGTCCCCAACAGTGCCACTGGACCTGG ggacagtggcactgccaccagctgggctgtccctgaTGGGAatggtggcactgccactgaCTGGcttgtccccaatgtcactgGTCCTGGGTGAGCTGTCCTTGACAGGGGTGGTGGCACTCCTGGTGACAGGCCTGTCCccactggtggcactgccactgaCCTGCTTGTCCttgacagggacagtgacactgccaccagctgggctgtccctgaTGGGAGTGGTGGCACTCCTGGTGACAGGCCTGTCCCCAACAgtgccactgccctgggatggAGTGGCCTTGATGAGGACAGTGGCACTCCTGGTGACAGGCCTGTCCCCAACAGTGCCACTAGGCCTGGAGGGGCTGTCCTtactggggacagtggcactgccaccagctgGGTTGTCCTtgatggggacagtggcactcCTGGTGACAGGCCTGTCCCtagtggtggcactgccagtgaccagcctgtccccattgtcactgGACATGGGTGAGGTGTCcgtgacagggacagtggcactgccaccaccagGAGAGccaccagcagggacagtggcactgccaCTGACTGGAATGTCCCTAAGGGGGACGGTGGCACTGTCACtgacagggctgtccccaagTGGGGCAGTGCCACCATCACTGACAGGGCTGTCCCTAGAGGGGACACTGCCATTGTCACTGACAGGGCTGTACCtagaggggacagtgccactgTCACTGATGGGGTTGTCCCCAAGAGGGacagtgccactgtccccagccaggctgtccccaag GCAGATGGTGGCACTGCCATTGACCAAGCTGTCCCCAagggggacagtggcactgccaccaccagGAGAGCCACCATCAGTGGCACTGCCATTAACCGAGCTGTCCCCAACTGGGACAGTGCCACTGCCACccactgagctgtccctgagtgtgacagtgacactgccacccACTGAGCTGTCCCTAAGTGTgacagtgtcactgtccccagctgggctgTCCCAAAGGGGAACGGTGGCATTGCCATTGGCTGGACTGTCCCCaagtgtgacagtgacactgtccccagctgggctgtccccaaggggAACGGTGGCATTGCCATTGACTGGACTGTCCCCAACTGTGACAGTGCCACTGCCATTGACTggactgtccccagctgtgACAGTGCCCCTAACCGAGCTGTCCCCAAGGGGAACGGTGGCACTGCCACTAAccgagctgtccccagcagtgacagcgCCACCGTCCCCATCCCCCCCCGCCGTGTCACTATCCACATCCATGCc tggcactgccaccctcGGGTGA
- the LOC117008629 gene encoding uncharacterized protein LOC117008629, with translation MSVRDRPPRATGDIGDRPGRGTGDIGDRPPRATGDNGDRPPRASGSGVGLLRDSATTPIRDRPPRATGDRPPRATGDTGDRPGRGSATISVRDSPAGGSGTVRDVPVSVSATVPIEDRLVTVSATVPVRDSPAGDSATVPIEDRPARDSGTSGDRLVTQSGTSGDRLVTDSDTVGDRLVTHSDTVGDRLVTQSGTVGDRLVTDSGNVGDRLVTHSGTVGDRLVTHSGTVGDRLVTQSGTIGDRLVTQSGTVGDRLVTDSGTVGDTPVTASATIPVGDSPFWAGGTLGDSSATVPIRDCPSRGTATIVDALVTLSGTVMDRRILGSVTVPVRCSLSRGTVTIVDTPVFVSATVLVGESIPRVTATIVESRVPHLGDMVACGSATMPVRECPPRGSANVPGGDWSGRDSGTPGDRPGSGSGTPGDRPGSATPGDRPGSGSVTMSDRESPPRDSATIPDGDRPGSATIEDRPGSGSGQCHHP, from the exons atGTCTGTCAGGGACAGGCCACCCAGGgccactggggacattggggacaggccaggcaggggcactggggacattggggacaggccACCCAGGGCCACTGGGGACAATGGAGACAGGCCACCCAGGGCCAGTGGCAGTGGGGTCGGGCTGCTtagggacagtgccaccacgCCCATCAGGGACAGGCCACCCAGGGCCACTGGGGACAGGCCACCCAGGgccactggggacactggggacaggccaggcaggggcagtgccaccatCTCTgtcagggacagcccagctggtggcagtggcaccGTCAGGGACGTGCCAGTCTCTGtcagtgccactgtccccatcGAGGACAGGCTGGTCACTGtcagtgccactgtccctgttagggacagcccagctggtgacagtgccactgtccccataGAGGACAGGCCAGCCAGGGACAGTGGCAcctctggggacaggctggtcaCTCAGAGTGGCAcctctggggacaggctggtcactgacagtgacacagttggggacaggctggtcactcacagtgacacagttggggacaggctggtcaCTCAGAGTGGCACCGttggggacaggctggtcaCTGACAGTGGCAATGttggggacaggctggtcaCTCACAGTGGCACCGttggggacaggctggtcaCTCACAGTGGCACTGttggggacaggctggtcaCTCAGAGTGGCACCAttggggacaggctggtcaCTCAGAGTGGCACCGttggggacaggctggtcaCTGACAGTGGCACTGttgg GGACACGCCCGTCACCgccagtgccaccatcccagTTGGGGACAGCCCGTTCTGGGCCGGTGGcacccttggggacagcagtgccaccGTCCCCATCAGGGACTGCCCTTCCAGGGGCACTGCCACCATCGTGGACGCGCTGGTGACCCTGAGTGGCACCGTGATGGACAGGAGGATCCTGGGCAGTGTCACCGTCCCCGTCAGGTGCAGCCTGTCCCGGGGCACTGTCACCATCGTGGACACGCCCGTGTTTGTCAGTGCCACCGTCCTGGTGGGGGAGTCCATCCCCAGGGTCACTGCCACCATCGTGGAGTCCAGGGTGCCccaccttggggacatggtggcgtgtggcagtgccaccatGCCTGTCAGGGAGTGTCCCCCCAGGGGCAGCGCCAATGTCCCTGGTGGGGACTGGTCAGGGAGGGACAgtggcacacctggggacaggcctggcagtggcagtggcacccctggggacaggcctGGAagtgccacccctggggacaggcctGGAAGTGGCAGTGTCACCATGTCAGACAGGGAGAGCCCAcccagggacagtgccaccatccctgaCGGGGACaggc ctggcagtgccaccattGAGGACAGgcctggcagtggcagt ggacagtgccaccatccctga